One genomic region from Arcobacter sp. LA11 encodes:
- a CDS encoding DUF485 domain-containing protein, producing MNDQLVQKIKANPNYQELVKKRTGFAVKLGIFILVMFYTYILTIAFNPTVLGIKTGEGVMTIAFPVAAAIIIISFITTLIYVKRANGEFEDLTNKIREDVKEEL from the coding sequence ATGAACGATCAATTAGTACAGAAAATAAAAGCTAACCCCAACTATCAAGAGTTAGTAAAAAAAAGAACTGGTTTTGCTGTTAAATTAGGCATTTTCATTTTAGTTATGTTTTATACATACATTTTAACGATTGCATTTAACCCTACAGTACTTGGAATTAAAACTGGGGAAGGTGTTATGACTATAGCATTCCCTGTTGCAGCTGCAATTATTATTATTAGCTTCATTACAACATTAATCTACGTAAAAAGAGCAAATGGTGAATTTGAAGATTTAACTAATAAAATTAGAGAAGATGTAAAGGAAGAATTATAA
- a CDS encoding molecular chaperone: MNTNSNRLKTAENLRDIFLSNNSKELFEAFSSLVQDTKISEIKLETEFNYFFIGPDTPIAPPYASIYLDEEEALMTKTTMQIRDLYEIMGFKNSLKDRVPEDFIGLELDAYYQLLFIEIEKDIPYLKDLRTYFLCEHINTWIFKFTNRVLENKNKKSNAINLIIKELNSFFQNELKIKGEIS, encoded by the coding sequence ATGAATACAAATTCTAATAGATTAAAAACAGCAGAAAACTTAAGAGATATCTTTTTAAGTAATAATTCAAAAGAGTTATTTGAAGCTTTTTCAAGTTTAGTTCAAGATACAAAAATCTCTGAAATAAAGCTTGAAACAGAGTTTAATTATTTTTTTATTGGGCCAGATACTCCTATTGCTCCTCCTTATGCCTCTATTTATTTAGACGAAGAAGAAGCACTAATGACAAAAACTACAATGCAAATACGAGATTTATATGAAATTATGGGATTTAAAAACTCCCTAAAAGATAGAGTTCCAGAAGATTTTATAGGTTTAGAATTAGATGCATACTACCAACTACTTTTTATTGAGATTGAAAAAGATATTCCATATTTAAAAGATTTGAGAACTTATTTTTTATGTGAACATATAAATACATGGATATTTAAATTTACAAATAGAGTATTAGAAAATAAAAATAAAAAATCAAATGCAATTAATTTGATAATAAAAGAATTAAATAGTTTTTTCCAAAATGAGCTCAAAATTAAAGGAGAGATATCATGA
- a CDS encoding ATP-binding protein, producing the protein MRIINRFNIKSKLSILFIVLCCSVFIFGYIIIDISENSKGRLKAVYLQSQDVSLLQENIITPLYKLREKTQSLVMAPNKKLRVKIQYDLNLLIKELEKSFSNFHIEDEQTINLWDKYKKVIKRTNYYLQRGFEEGAYINVTTKGKDQFEFLINHLLNLQSELLNKAKTSYSNAVEESKLLIIEIIIYLLIILFFSIIIGWLISNSIITSMDVVQRGLNEFFEYLNYKKDKAQKIVIHSNDEFSQMAQSINQNFENVELNIKKNEELIKNATKVLQSIKSGNLGMRLTTNTNSKALNELKIMINNMIDNLEYKIQNEIDKRLEQEQILIQQSKLAAMGEMIGNIAHQWRQPLSQISAIHMNMLATYEFNEFTEEYLNEKIEEADMLTSYMTQTISDFQNFFNPEEKKQIFSVKEACNKACFIVKSALNYHNIELTLNVLDDEKVNGYQNEYSQVILNILSNAKDILLEREIKNPKIQIEIKSGEDYNILKIEDNAGGVDEDILDKIFEPYFTTHHKTQGTGIGLYMSKNIIEREMNGFINVKNTEVGACFTIKVPQ; encoded by the coding sequence ATGAGAATAATTAACAGGTTTAATATCAAGTCAAAATTGAGTATTTTATTCATCGTTTTATGTTGTTCAGTATTTATTTTTGGATATATAATTATTGATATAAGTGAGAACTCAAAAGGAAGATTAAAAGCAGTTTATCTTCAATCTCAAGATGTATCACTATTACAAGAAAATATCATAACTCCTTTATATAAATTAAGAGAAAAAACTCAATCTCTTGTAATGGCTCCAAATAAAAAATTAAGAGTCAAGATCCAATATGATTTAAATTTATTGATAAAAGAGTTAGAGAAATCTTTTTCAAATTTTCATATAGAAGATGAACAAACAATCAATTTATGGGATAAATATAAAAAAGTTATAAAAAGAACAAATTATTATTTACAAAGAGGCTTTGAAGAGGGTGCTTATATAAATGTAACAACAAAAGGAAAAGACCAGTTTGAATTTTTGATAAATCATTTATTGAATTTACAAAGTGAACTATTAAATAAAGCAAAAACTTCTTATTCTAATGCAGTTGAAGAATCAAAGTTATTGATTATTGAAATTATAATATATTTATTAATAATTCTATTTTTCTCAATAATTATTGGATGGCTTATTTCAAATAGTATTATTACTTCTATGGATGTTGTTCAAAGAGGTTTAAATGAGTTTTTTGAATACTTAAATTATAAAAAAGATAAAGCTCAAAAAATTGTTATTCATTCAAATGATGAGTTTTCTCAGATGGCACAATCAATTAATCAAAATTTTGAGAATGTAGAACTTAATATCAAAAAAAATGAAGAGTTAATCAAAAATGCAACAAAAGTATTACAAAGTATAAAAAGTGGTAATTTAGGAATGAGGCTAACAACAAATACAAATAGTAAAGCTTTAAATGAGTTAAAAATTATGATAAATAATATGATAGATAATTTAGAATACAAAATACAAAATGAGATAGATAAAAGGTTAGAACAAGAACAGATTTTAATACAGCAATCAAAACTAGCAGCCATGGGAGAAATGATAGGAAATATTGCTCATCAATGGAGACAACCTTTATCACAAATATCAGCTATTCATATGAATATGTTAGCTACTTATGAATTTAATGAATTCACAGAAGAATATTTAAATGAAAAAATAGAAGAGGCCGATATGCTTACTTCTTATATGACTCAAACAATCTCTGACTTTCAAAACTTTTTTAATCCTGAAGAAAAGAAACAAATATTTAGTGTAAAAGAGGCTTGTAATAAGGCTTGTTTTATTGTTAAAAGTGCTTTGAACTATCATAATATAGAGTTAACTTTAAATGTATTAGATGATGAAAAAGTAAATGGATATCAAAATGAGTATTCTCAAGTGATATTAAATATTTTAAGTAACGCAAAAGATATATTATTAGAAAGAGAAATAAAAAATCCAAAAATTCAAATAGAAATAAAAAGTGGAGAGGATTATAATATTTTAAAAATAGAAGATAATGCGGGAGGAGTAGATGAAGATATTTTAGATAAGATTTTTGAACCATATTTTACAACTCATCATAAAACTCAAGGTACAGGAATAGGTCTTTATATGTCTAAAAATATTATTGAAAGAGAAATGAATGGATTTATAAATGTTAAAAATACTGAAGTTGGAGCTTGCTTTACAATAAAGGTTCCCCAATAG
- a CDS encoding 3'-5' exonuclease: MFKKFIKNWRRKNLKDKRYDFLFEDAPKDEYVCLDCETTGLSPKKDEILSIGAVIIKENKILMRKTLNIFVKPSKNVTEESIKIHHIRPIDLENAVDPKDAILELLEFIGNRTIVGYYIKFDIAMISKYTKKYIGIKLPNHSIEVSSMYYKTRPKNSEYQFIDLKFDTIMKELEIPELGKHDALNDAIMTSMIFLKLREMTPANSTFYTG, from the coding sequence ATGTTTAAAAAATTTATAAAAAACTGGAGAAGAAAGAATCTAAAAGATAAAAGATATGATTTTCTTTTTGAGGATGCTCCAAAAGATGAATATGTATGTTTAGATTGTGAGACAACTGGCTTAAGTCCTAAAAAAGATGAAATTCTTTCTATAGGTGCAGTAATCATCAAAGAAAATAAAATCTTGATGAGAAAAACTTTAAATATATTTGTAAAACCTTCAAAAAATGTAACTGAAGAGTCAATCAAAATTCATCATATAAGACCTATTGATTTAGAAAATGCTGTAGATCCTAAGGATGCTATTTTAGAACTTTTAGAATTCATTGGAAATAGAACAATTGTAGGATACTACATTAAATTTGATATTGCAATGATTTCAAAATATACAAAAAAATATATTGGGATTAAACTTCCTAATCATTCCATTGAGGTATCTTCAATGTATTATAAGACTAGACCAAAAAACTCTGAATATCAATTTATTGATTTAAAATTTGATACTATTATGAAAGAGTTAGAAATTCCTGAACTTGGAAAACATGATGCTTTAAATGATGCAATAATGACTTCAATGATATTCCTAAAACTAAGAGAAATGACTCCTGCAAACTCTACATTTTATACAGGATAA
- a CDS encoding cation acetate symporter, protein MLRILALISIFVVAMFAAGDAQFEATKRELNIPAIIMFFIFVGGTLGITYWAAKRTKSASDFYTAGGGISGFQNGMAIAGDYMSAASFLGLSGLVYLKGYDGLVYAVGFLVGWPVILFLMAEKLRNLGKFTFADIAAYRLGQKEIRTLAALGSLAVVTLYLIAQMVGSGKLIQVLFGLEYEYAVILVGVMMIVYVTFGGMLATTWVQIIKAVLLLSGVTFMGFMVLSHFGFSFEALATKAVETHTLGQDIMAPGGFISDPVSAISLGLALMLGTAGLPHVLMRFFTVGNAKEARKSVVYATGFIGYFYLVIAIIGLGAIVFLNSPEGQAYFVDGKLFGGNNMAAIHLSHVVGGNVFLGFISAVAFATILAVVSGLTLAGASAISHDLYASVINTNCTEEQEIKVSKRATIAIGIVGVVLGIAFEQQNIAFMVGLAFAIAASANFPILFLSIYWSKLTTRGALIGGLMGLITAVVLVILGPVVWVSVLGNAEAIFPYKHPALFSVSIAFIGIWFFSITDNSQRAKDEQKAFEAQNVRAETGFGADGAVDH, encoded by the coding sequence ATGTTAAGAATATTAGCACTTATTTCAATTTTTGTAGTTGCAATGTTTGCAGCTGGTGATGCACAGTTTGAAGCAACAAAAAGAGAGCTTAATATTCCTGCAATTATTATGTTTTTTATCTTTGTTGGTGGTACTTTAGGTATTACTTACTGGGCAGCAAAAAGAACTAAATCTGCATCAGATTTTTATACGGCAGGTGGAGGAATTTCAGGATTCCAAAATGGTATGGCAATTGCAGGTGATTATATGTCAGCAGCATCTTTTTTAGGATTATCAGGACTTGTTTATTTAAAAGGTTATGATGGTCTTGTTTATGCAGTTGGATTTTTAGTTGGTTGGCCAGTAATTTTGTTCTTAATGGCTGAGAAATTAAGAAACTTAGGTAAATTTACATTTGCAGACATTGCTGCATATAGACTTGGTCAAAAAGAGATTAGAACTCTTGCAGCACTTGGTTCTTTAGCAGTTGTTACTTTATATTTAATTGCACAAATGGTTGGTTCAGGAAAACTTATTCAAGTATTATTTGGATTAGAATATGAATATGCCGTAATTTTAGTTGGTGTAATGATGATTGTTTATGTAACATTTGGTGGTATGCTTGCTACAACATGGGTACAAATTATCAAAGCAGTATTACTTTTATCTGGTGTTACTTTTATGGGATTCATGGTATTAAGTCATTTTGGTTTTTCTTTTGAAGCATTAGCTACAAAAGCTGTTGAAACACATACTTTAGGACAAGATATTATGGCTCCAGGAGGCTTTATCTCTGATCCAGTCTCTGCAATTTCATTAGGTTTAGCACTTATGTTAGGTACTGCTGGTCTTCCCCATGTACTTATGAGATTCTTTACAGTAGGAAATGCAAAAGAAGCTAGAAAATCTGTTGTTTATGCAACTGGATTTATTGGATACTTTTATTTAGTAATTGCAATTATTGGTCTTGGAGCAATTGTTTTCTTAAACTCTCCAGAAGGACAAGCTTATTTTGTTGACGGTAAATTATTTGGTGGAAATAATATGGCAGCAATTCATCTATCTCATGTTGTAGGAGGAAATGTATTTCTAGGATTTATTTCAGCAGTAGCATTTGCAACTATTTTAGCCGTTGTATCTGGACTAACTCTTGCTGGGGCATCTGCGATTTCTCATGACCTTTATGCTTCTGTTATAAATACAAACTGTACAGAAGAGCAAGAAATTAAAGTTTCAAAAAGAGCTACAATTGCTATTGGTATAGTAGGAGTGGTATTAGGTATTGCATTTGAACAACAAAATATTGCGTTTATGGTTGGTCTTGCATTTGCAATTGCAGCATCAGCAAACTTCCCAATTCTTTTCTTATCAATTTACTGGTCTAAATTAACAACAAGAGGAGCATTAATTGGTGGACTAATGGGTCTTATTACAGCTGTTGTTTTAGTTATTTTAGGTCCCGTTGTTTGGGTATCAGTTTTAGGAAATGCAGAAGCAATTTTTCCATATAAACACCCTGCTTTATTCTCTGTATCTATTGCCTTTATTGGTATTTGGTTTTTCTCAATTACTGATAATTCTCAAAGAGCAAAAGATGAACAAAAAGCATTTGAAGCTCAGAATGTTAGAGCTGAAACAGGATTTGGTGCAGATGGAGCAGTTGATCACTAA
- a CDS encoding response regulator transcription factor, which yields MKSVKTRLKAVTILYAEDEVGIRKNIMKTLSYYAKEVYEASNGQEAFDLYEKNKPDIILSDIHMPIMDGIEFIKKVRQTDKNTPVVMITAHTDKKYLLEAVELHMEKYIVKPINTKMLFEVLGKCIDALNINCVINLSCDKNYSYDFDNKKLMYKDEVIVLNKKEVSFVELLINNQNRVVKYEEIQDKVWQDNVMTDSALRSVVLHLRKKLPTNIINNLSGIGYNLV from the coding sequence TTGAAAAGTGTTAAAACTAGGTTAAAAGCTGTAACTATACTTTATGCTGAAGATGAAGTGGGAATTAGAAAAAATATTATGAAAACATTATCTTATTATGCAAAAGAGGTTTATGAAGCTTCAAATGGACAAGAAGCTTTTGATTTATATGAAAAAAATAAACCAGATATTATTCTAAGTGATATTCATATGCCTATTATGGATGGAATAGAATTTATAAAAAAAGTTAGGCAAACTGATAAAAATACACCTGTTGTAATGATAACTGCACATACTGATAAGAAATATTTACTTGAAGCAGTTGAATTGCATATGGAAAAATATATTGTTAAACCAATTAATACAAAAATGTTATTTGAAGTTTTAGGAAAATGTATTGATGCTTTAAATATAAATTGTGTGATAAATCTAAGTTGTGATAAAAATTATAGTTATGATTTTGATAATAAAAAATTAATGTATAAAGATGAGGTAATAGTTTTAAATAAAAAAGAGGTCTCTTTTGTAGAATTACTTATAAATAATCAAAATAGAGTTGTAAAATATGAAGAGATACAAGATAAAGTTTGGCAAGATAATGTTATGACTGATAGTGCATTGCGATCAGTTGTTTTACACTTACGAAAAAAGTTACCAACTAATATTATAAATAACCTCTCTGGGATAGGATATAATCTTGTCTAG
- a CDS encoding ABC transporter substrate-binding protein, translated as MSRIFFLLMILIVYSHTMDNIEEDIFKEDKSSLDAINYLHPKSHIKVFLPSIPYIYISKNTNAGLIRSDDNEQGWVYDLAKSHERIDDYTYIFEIKRNLKFQDGTSFTIESVMNNLNHFKKNPFLFTNVDKIDFEITKLDDYRIKIKLKQKYEMFFLDLARVFFFTDEYLKKYNPKGEETETGTKAAGAFGMGPYILKSGYAIGKKQTNKIILEANPYYWDKRYPKIKKVTIFTQLDANEAFDSAVNYEGLLDISPIPFDKKIEAVMSKYSKLVIKESTNNIIVFFNLINGNKKLRDKKVRIALNEALNQENLLNFVYKKEGTLSPFSTSIHFKVVNKIAKKKEYKVYSMSEKEKHKLLDGLVLDVFTQDRFMFLWRGIEYQLEQYGVKLNYLVTTSEKDIYEQLLNTKSSKNSKSWDMLAWGDDDWYYQNPWTTLFIYESDSPWSTIPNDAFMKKYIDKFFETKIDESEYEDVVSKILYRARDMAYTLRVPSINKVIAVNKEVIFEPYEGGIIPLWKTKITKKHWSVRKKVNYPENLHQPIIPLRVK; from the coding sequence TTGTCTAGAATATTTTTTTTATTGATGATTTTAATAGTATATTCTCATACTATGGATAATATAGAAGAAGATATATTTAAAGAAGATAAATCTTCTTTAGACGCTATAAACTATTTGCATCCTAAATCACATATAAAAGTATTTCTTCCTAGTATTCCTTATATTTATATATCAAAAAATACAAATGCTGGACTTATACGTTCTGATGATAATGAACAAGGTTGGGTATATGATTTAGCCAAATCTCATGAACGAATAGATGATTATACTTATATTTTCGAAATCAAAAGAAATTTAAAGTTTCAAGATGGTACTTCTTTTACAATTGAATCGGTTATGAATAATTTAAATCATTTTAAGAAGAATCCTTTTTTATTCACAAATGTTGATAAAATAGATTTTGAAATTACAAAATTAGATGATTATAGAATAAAAATTAAATTAAAACAGAAGTATGAGATGTTTTTTTTAGACTTGGCAAGAGTATTCTTTTTTACAGATGAATATCTTAAAAAATATAATCCAAAAGGCGAAGAGACAGAGACTGGAACAAAAGCTGCTGGAGCTTTTGGTATGGGTCCATATATTTTAAAAAGTGGTTATGCAATTGGTAAAAAACAAACTAATAAAATTATACTTGAGGCAAATCCATATTATTGGGATAAAAGATATCCAAAAATTAAAAAAGTAACTATTTTTACCCAACTTGATGCAAATGAAGCTTTTGATAGTGCTGTAAATTATGAAGGGTTACTTGATATATCGCCTATTCCTTTTGACAAGAAAATTGAAGCAGTTATGTCTAAATATTCGAAACTAGTAATAAAAGAGTCTACAAATAATATTATTGTTTTTTTTAATCTTATTAATGGAAATAAAAAGCTAAGAGATAAAAAAGTAAGAATAGCACTTAACGAGGCTTTAAATCAAGAGAATCTCTTAAATTTTGTATATAAAAAAGAAGGAACACTTTCTCCTTTTTCTACATCTATTCATTTTAAAGTAGTAAATAAAATTGCTAAGAAGAAAGAGTACAAAGTATATTCAATGAGTGAAAAAGAGAAGCATAAATTATTAGATGGTTTAGTTCTTGATGTTTTTACTCAAGATCGTTTTATGTTTTTATGGAGAGGAATTGAGTATCAACTTGAACAATATGGAGTAAAGTTAAATTATCTTGTTACAACTAGTGAAAAAGATATTTATGAACAATTACTTAATACAAAATCTTCTAAAAATAGTAAGTCTTGGGATATGTTAGCTTGGGGTGATGATGATTGGTATTATCAAAATCCTTGGACAACTCTATTTATTTATGAAAGTGATTCTCCTTGGTCTACCATTCCTAATGACGCATTTATGAAAAAATATATTGATAAATTTTTTGAAACTAAAATAGATGAATCAGAATATGAAGATGTTGTTTCAAAGATTTTATATAGAGCAAGAGATATGGCATATACTTTAAGAGTACCATCTATAAATAAAGTAATAGCTGTAAATAAAGAGGTGATTTTTGAACCATATGAGGGAGGTATTATTCCTTTATGGAAAACAAAAATTACAAAAAAACATTGGTCTGTTAGAAAGAAAGTAAATTATCCTGAAAATCTACATCAGCCAATAATTCCCCTAAGGGTCAAATAA